From the Cyanobium sp. M30B3 genome, the window GAACAGAGGCTTGCCGATCTCAAGCAGCGGATACGCAGCAGCTGTTTTCAGGTAGCGGAAGATCTGGCCGATCCTGCCGCTATTGCTGCTGCAATCGAGGCAGATCTGTTGGCGCTGATCTATGAACAGTTCCCAGATGTGGAGCAAACCTATGCACTCGAGAAGGAAGCGCGCAAGCACGCCGACTACAGACGAGCCCGCTTAGGAGCCGGCCAGTACATCGGCGGTGAGGCCTACATCGAGCAGCTGGAGCGCTGGCTGGAGGAGGGTCAGCATCAGATCCTGATCACCGGCGAATCAGGTGCGGGCAAGAGTGCTCTGATCGCCAACTGGATGGAACGGCACGCCCAGGATCACCCAGGCGATGTGGTGTATGCCCACCACCTGGGCTGCACCAACGACGCCAATGCCCTGCGGCCGCTGCTGGCCCGCTTGATCGACACGGCCTCAGCACAGCTGCTGGAGGCAGAGGTGATCAGCGTGGCGTATGCGGTGCCGGAAGACTGGTGGGAACTGGTGGCCAAAGTGGCCGAAACGCTGCAGACCCTCGGCCGCTGGTGCGAGCGACAGGGACAACGCTGGATCTGGGTGCTCGATGGGCTTGACCGGCTTGGCGCAGAGGATCAACAGGCTCTGCCCTGGCTGCCACTGCACCTGCCGGCCGGTGTGCAAGTGGTGGCCAGTGCCCTGGCCTGCCTGGCGCGGGAGATCCTTTGCCAGCGGAGCTACACGTTGCTGCCGATCAAGCTCCTGGGCCAATCCGAGCAGGAGGAATTGATCCGCAGCTACCTGGGGCGCTACACCAAACAGCTGGATGGAGGTCTGCGACAGCGAATCCTGGATCACCAACGGGCGGGCTCACCGCTGTTTCTAAGGGTGCTGCTGGAAGAGCTTCGCCAGTGCGGCCGTTACGACATGCTTGACGCACAGCTGGCGTTCTATCTGAGTTCTGAAACGGTGGATGACCTGTATGAACGAGTGCTGGAGCGGCTGGAGAACGACGGCAGCAGTGAAGCTGTCAGAAAGGTGATGACCGCCTTGTGGGCCAGCCGGGCTGGACTCACAGAGCCGGAACTGCTGGAGATCACCGATCTCAAACAGCTGCAATGGGCACCGATCGATCTCGCGATGGAGAAGGCATTCGGCCGAAATGGCAACCGGCTGGTGTTTGATCACGACTATCTACGGACTGCTGTTGAGGACAGGTATCTGCCCACAGAAGAGCAGCAGCGGCAGGCGCACAGCAAGCTTGCGGATTGGTATCAGAACCGCGATGGCTGGGATAAGCGTGATTCAGAAGATCTGCCCTGGCAGCTGAAGGAGGCAGGGCGATTCGATGACTTGCGCGACTGGGTTTTGACGCCCTGGGTACTCGCGAGGCTGCAATGGGATCGCGGCAGCCGCGAGACCATTAATTACTGGCACTCTGTCAAAGCTGAGGCAGGCGGTGAGCTAGATGAGCTGATTGCAGCTGCCGTAGAGGAAGAGATCGAGAAGCGAAAGGACAATGCTGCAGATCAGATCTGGTTCGTTGATCAAATTGGCAATCTTCTGGATGAGGCGGGTCTGTACCGCAAGCTATTACTGAGGTTGCGAACCCTGTCGCTGGAGCTGGAGGACACAACGGAAGAGCGCGATCAGGAAGCAATGCTCAGCAGCCTGGTCTGGCTTGCAGATACTCATAGGATTATGGGTCAGTACAACGAAGCTGAAGAGCTTTTTCTGCGCTGCCTTGAAGCCAGTGAGCGGCTACTGGGTCCCGAGCACCCATCAACCCTAAGCTCCGTCGGCAATCTGGCCGGTCTCTTACAAGATAAGGGTGAGTACGAGCAGGCAGAGACTTTCTACAAACGCTGCCTGGAAGCCAGAGAGCGCCTGCTGGGTCCCGAGCACCCATCCACCCTAAACTCCGTCGGCAATCTGGCCGGTCTCTTACAAGATAAGGGTGAGTACGAGCAGGCAGAGGCTTTCTACAAACGCTGCCTGGAAGCCAGAGAGCGGCTGCTCGGGCCCGAACACCTCTCTACCCTCGCCTCCGTTGGCGATCTGGGCACTCTCTATTGGGCGAAGGGTAACTACGAGCAGGCAGAGGCTTTCTACAAACGCTGCCTGGAAGCCAGAAAGCGGCTGCACGGGTACGAGCACCCTTTTACCCTCGCCACCATCGGCAATCTGGGCAATCTCTATTGGGCCAAGGGAGACTACGAGCAGGCTGAGGTTTTCTATAAACGCTGCCTGGAAGCCAGAGAGCGGCTGCTCGGGCCCGAGCACCCTGACACCCTCACCTCCGTCGGCAATCTGGCCGGACTCTTCCAGGACAAAGGCGAGTACCAGGAGGCGGAGGCTTACTACAAACGAGATCTGGAAGCCAGAGACCGGCTGCTCGGGGCCGACCACCCCTCCACCCTCACCACCGTCGGCAATCTGGGCAACCTCTATCGGGCCAAGGGCGATTACAAGCAGGCGGAGGCCCTATTTACCCGTTGCCTGGAAGCCCGTGAGCGGCTGCTGGGGCCCGAGCACCCCGACACCCTCACCACCATCGGCAATCTGGGTCTGCTGTACAGCGACAAGGGCGATTACGAGCAGGCGGAGGCCTTCTGCAACCGTTGCATGGAGGCCAGTGAGCGGCTGCTGGGGCCCGAGCACCCTTACACCCTCACCACCATCGGCAATCTGGGCAACCTCTATCGGGCCAAGGGTGACTACGACCAGGCGGAAGCCTTCTACAAACGCGATGTGGAGGCCAGTGAGCGGCTGCTGGGTCCTGAGCACCCC encodes:
- a CDS encoding tetratricopeptide repeat protein, producing the protein MAKPTAADVNSREIRVFISSTFRDFMEERDLLVKQVFPSLRRKAMLRGVEIVDVDLRWGITREESEQGKVIGICLGEIERCRPYFIGMLGERYGWTPQPGDYPQELLESEHLQWIRDHQGGASVTELEILHGVLNNQEMASRAFFYFRDPAWSRAQSDPGFVSDSPEEEQRLADLKQRIRSSCFQVAEDLADPAAIAAAIEADLLALIYEQFPDVEQTYALEKEARKHADYRRARLGAGQYIGGEAYIEQLERWLEEGQHQILITGESGAGKSALIANWMERHAQDHPGDVVYAHHLGCTNDANALRPLLARLIDTASAQLLEAEVISVAYAVPEDWWELVAKVAETLQTLGRWCERQGQRWIWVLDGLDRLGAEDQQALPWLPLHLPAGVQVVASALACLAREILCQRSYTLLPIKLLGQSEQEELIRSYLGRYTKQLDGGLRQRILDHQRAGSPLFLRVLLEELRQCGRYDMLDAQLAFYLSSETVDDLYERVLERLENDGSSEAVRKVMTALWASRAGLTEPELLEITDLKQLQWAPIDLAMEKAFGRNGNRLVFDHDYLRTAVEDRYLPTEEQQRQAHSKLADWYQNRDGWDKRDSEDLPWQLKEAGRFDDLRDWVLTPWVLARLQWDRGSRETINYWHSVKAEAGGELDELIAAAVEEEIEKRKDNAADQIWFVDQIGNLLDEAGLYRKLLLRLRTLSLELEDTTEERDQEAMLSSLVWLADTHRIMGQYNEAEELFLRCLEASERLLGPEHPSTLSSVGNLAGLLQDKGEYEQAETFYKRCLEARERLLGPEHPSTLNSVGNLAGLLQDKGEYEQAEAFYKRCLEARERLLGPEHLSTLASVGDLGTLYWAKGNYEQAEAFYKRCLEARKRLHGYEHPFTLATIGNLGNLYWAKGDYEQAEVFYKRCLEARERLLGPEHPDTLTSVGNLAGLFQDKGEYQEAEAYYKRDLEARDRLLGADHPSTLTTVGNLGNLYRAKGDYKQAEALFTRCLEARERLLGPEHPDTLTTIGNLGLLYSDKGDYEQAEAFCNRCMEASERLLGPEHPYTLTTIGNLGNLYRAKGDYDQAEAFYKRDVEASERLLGPEHPSTLTTIGNLGLLYSDKGDYEQAEAFYNRCMEARERLLGPEHPDTLMTVGNLGNLYRAKGDYEQAEAFYKRDLEASERLLGPEHPDTLTTIGNLGLLYSDKSDYEQAEAFCNRCLEARERLLGPEHPSTLTTVGNLGNLYRAKGDYEQAEAFCNRCLEARERLLGPEHPDTLTTVDNLSNLYRAKGDYEQAEAFCNRCLEARERLLGPEHPSTLTTVGNLGNLYRAKGDYEQAEAFCNRCLEARERLLGPEHPDTLTTIGNLGLLYSDKGDYEQAEAFYKRDLEARQRLLGPDHPDTLSSAYNLAEVLSQQGRPAEAIPLRRRELAWCREQNVETDSGTLTSINGLAIDLRETGALDEAEALFRELLVARQQVHEPSDFGIGRALGGLAKTLVESGKLEEAVAFAQQALDHRLVHEGHDAWWTNRERLDLAHILHKLGRSAEAIQLLDALQASITSKAELDDEDSQLLADAAALRNQIDASP